Genomic DNA from Candidatus Omnitrophota bacterium:
CTGAAATGCTGATTTCCGAAGGCCGCGGCAAGAAAAAACACTACCGCCAGCAGATAAAACAGCCTTCTTTTCTGCTCATCATTCATTCTTGACCGTCCGTCGGGCGTTCAGGCCTTGAGCTCTTCCTCTATCCTGAGAAGCTGATTATACTTTGACAATCTTTCTCCTCTGGCCGGCGCTCCGCTCTTGAGCTGGCCGCAGTTGACCGCAATGGTCAGGTCCGCTATGAAATTGTCCTCTGTCTCGCCGGAACGGTGTGAGACCATAGATCTGTAGCCGTTGTCATAGCCGAGCTTTATCACATCCAGCGTTT
This window encodes:
- the eno gene encoding phosphopyruvate hydratase (catalyzes the formation of phosphoenolpyruvate from 2-phospho-D-glycerate in glycolysis), whose product is VKQTKKLGKKIQLIGDDLFVTTVDRVKEGIARGAANSILIKLNQIGSVTETLDVIKLGYDNGYRSMVSHRSGETEDNFIADLTIAVNCGQLKSGAPARGERLSKYNQLLRIEEELKA